The window CGTTCGGTGAGCCGCAGCGCCCTCGCGCCGTGTGTGAAGGCTTTGCTATAATAGAAAAAATACCCGGAACCCGGGCAAAAGGAGGAACGTGACGGTGGGGGATTTCAGCTTGCGCGAGGCGGCGCTGCGGCTTCATCGCGACCACCAGGGAAAACTGACGGTCCAGGGCAAGGTGGCGGTGCGCAACGCCCATGACCTGAGCTTGGTGTACACGCCGGGCGTGGCCGAACCGTGCAAGGAGATTCACGCCGATCCCGACCGCGTCTACGACTACACCGTCAAAGGCAACCTGGTAGCGGTGGTGACGAACGGAACGGCGGTGCTGGGACTGGGCAACATCGGACCGGAGGCGGCCTTGCCGGTGATGGAGGGAAAGGCCCTCCTGTTCAAGCTGTTTGCCGACGTGGACGCGGTCCCGATCTGTGTCCGGGAGGTGGAGGTCGAGGCGTTTGTCGAGGCGGTGAAGCGCCTCGAGCCCACCTTTGGGGGCTTCAACCTGGAGGACATCGCCGCGCCGGCATGCTTTGCCATCGAGGAGCGGCTCAAAACGGAGCTGCGCATCCCCGTCTTTCACGATGACCAGCACGGCACGGCCATCGTCACCGCCGCCGGGCTCCTCAACGCCCTGCGCGTGGTCGGCAAATCCCTTTCCACCGTACGGGTGGTGGTCAACGGCGCCGGTGCGGCGGGCATTGCCGTTGTGCGCCTTCTGCTCCAGCTGGGCGTGGGCGATGTCGTCTTGTGTGACCGGTACGGCGCGCTCTATCCCGGCCGCCCGGAGGGGATGAACGCGATAAAGGCCGAGATGGCGGCGGTGACCAACCGCGAGCGCGTGCGCGGCGCGCTGGCGGATTGTCTGCGCGGTGCGGACGTCTTCATCGGGGTCTCGACGGCCGGGGTGCTCACCTCCGACATGGTGCGCACGATGGCCCGGGACGCCATCGTTTTCGCCATGGCGAACCCCGTTCCCGAGATCCTGCCCGATGAGGCCAAGGCCGCCGGCGCGGCCGTTGTGGGAACGG is drawn from Calditerricola satsumensis and contains these coding sequences:
- a CDS encoding NAD(P)-dependent malic enzyme → MGDFSLREAALRLHRDHQGKLTVQGKVAVRNAHDLSLVYTPGVAEPCKEIHADPDRVYDYTVKGNLVAVVTNGTAVLGLGNIGPEAALPVMEGKALLFKLFADVDAVPICVREVEVEAFVEAVKRLEPTFGGFNLEDIAAPACFAIEERLKTELRIPVFHDDQHGTAIVTAAGLLNALRVVGKSLSTVRVVVNGAGAAGIAVVRLLLQLGVGDVVLCDRYGALYPGRPEGMNAIKAEMAAVTNRERVRGALADCLRGADVFIGVSTAGVLTSDMVRTMARDAIVFAMANPVPEILPDEAKAAGAAVVGTGRSDFPNQVNNVLAFPGVFRGALDVAATEINDAMKLAAVKAIAGLVGEEQLSPDCVIPSPLDRRVAPAVAAAVAEAAMRTGVARKAVDPEVIRRRTTARIAAQLPTGA